TTCACTTTGACCTCGTTTACTTCACGGTCTCCGCGTACCAGCACTGCAACCAGCTTGTCATCGGTCTTGTACAGCAGCGTTTTAATTAGCTGATCAGGGCTCACTTGCAAAAACTGTACCAAATCTTGAATACTCTTCACATCGGGAGTTCGTACGGTTTCCATCGCTGGTAGCTCAGTAGTACCTTCGCCTGCTTGAGTGCTCTTTCCCTGCATAACGGTTGCCATCTGCGCCTGTTCCAGGTTGGCCGCATACTGACACGAGCTGCAAGATACGATGGTGTCTTCCCCGATTTCAGCCAAGGCCATAAATTCATGAGTCTCGCCTTGTCCGCCAATTGCCCCTGCGTCAGCTTCTACTGCCCGGAAGTTCAGACCGAACCGCCTAAAGATCCGCTCATATGCGTTGTACATATTCCGGTAAGAAACATCCAGCCCCTCCCAGTCACGGTCAAAGGAATAAGCGTCCTTCATCAAGAACTCCCGACCACGCAGCAGTCCGAAACGGGGACGTCTTTCATCTCGGAACTTCGTCTGAATCTGATACAGATTGACCGGCAGTCTGCGGTATGAGGAGATCTCTTGGCGTACCAGTGATGTAATAACCTCTTCATGTGTAGGCCCAAGCACAAATTCCCTTTCATGACGGTCATGAAGCCGTATAAGTTCAGGTCCGTAAACTTCATATCTGCCGGACTCCTTCCACAGCTCAGCAGGTTGAACTGCTGGCATATGAAGCTCCTGCGCACCGGATGCATCCATCTCCTGACGGATAATGCCTTCGATTTTACGAAGAACACGCCATCCGAGCGGCAGATAGGTATAGATCCCGGAAGCCGTCTGGCGGATATATCCTCCCCGGAGCAGCTGATGATGACTGAGCGCCTCTGCTTCAGCCGGCACTTCGCGTAAGGTAGACATAAATAATTGACTTTGCCGCATGGCTTTCATCCTCCTCTTCTTTCGTGAAAACACAAAAAAGCACATCCGTCATAAGGGACGAATGTGCTCGTGGTACCACCCTGTTTCAATCTTCCACCGTTTGTTCAGGGGGAAGATCCTCTTGACGGCGGTAACGGGCCGTACCGGCTCCGCTGCATGGCAGCGCAGCAACTACAAGGGAGGAAGAACGCAGTCGTACATGAAAGCCTTTCAGCCAAGGGCCTCCTCTCTGTTACGCCGTATCTGCGGACTTATGTCCTTGATCAAGGTTGTTCACGGAATTCATTTTTCCATACGTTACATCCGAAAGGTCGAAATGTCAATAGTACCGTTATCACAGTGTATTCCTAGCACGAGATATGCTCCAACACCTGCCGCAATATACCAATGACATGATCATCCTGATACGTATAATAATACGTGTTTCCGTCACGCCGATATTTCACCAGTCGTAAGCTGCGCAAATGGCTCAGTTGATGTGATACCGCAGACTGGCTCATTCCAAGCACCTCGGCAATATGACCGACAGGACACTCCTCCTGAGATAATAAATGAAGAATCCGGATCCGGGTAGGATCGGATATCGCTTTAAGTAGGCGGGAGGCTTCAAGTGCTTGTTCCTCCTGCAAAAGTTCGTGCATCTCTTTTTCCATGATCATTCCCTCTTTTCATTCATAGCTTCCACGATTATGCGGGCATCACGTCCGACCCCTGCAAGCAGAGCTGAACCTCTGTGGGTTTGCCACGGTAACCCGACGAAATATAGATGATCTACCGGACTGACTCCACGGGAATGGAGAACCTGTCCATCACTGTCCAGAGCTCCTTCGATATGCAGCCAGCTGTAGCGGGATTTAAACCCCGTAGCCCAAATAATGTTACGAACCGCCAGCTCCGAGCCATCCTGAAAAAGGACCCCTGAGCCACTCACATCCACGGTTCTCTTTTTTAAGATCACTTTACCGCACCTGACCGCTTCTTTCAATTCATATCCGAAAATCGGATCACCTTTTCTCCGTAGCCGCCTTCCGATCCAGGACGAAGATGCTGCCTTTAATATACCTAGAGTGTCCAACCACCAAAAAATACTCTTGGTTCCGATCTTAAGCGGCAAATATTTCGGCTGCTGACCAAGCGCCAGGTAGGTTTTCCGTCCCTCTGAAAGCTCTACCGCAATTTGAGCACCGCTGTTGCCTCCCCCAACGACGAGTACATCCCCTTCCTGAAGCTGTGACGGATGTCTATAGGAGGAAGAATGCATCTGGAGAACATTATCTGATACCTTCTGAGAATACGTAGGAACGTTCGGCTGCTGAAACGGACCTGTCGCAATGACCAGCTTCTTGGCCTGGTACTGACCTTGGCTGCTGTCTATTATAAAAATACCTCGTTCTTTGCGTACAGAGGTGACATCTGTTCCGAATTGAATAGGAAGCCTAAAATGCACTGCATATTTTTGCAAATATAAAGACATCTCGTTCTTGTCTGGAAATCCGTCTGACTCCCCTTCTAATGGAAACCCTGGAAGTGCATTGTGAGACCTTGGCGTAAACAATCTTAGCGATTCATATCGTCCCTGCCATACTTCACCTGCTCCCATACTGCGATCCAATATCAAAAAATTATTATTCTTCGCACGACTGCGGCTTAACCAATATCCTGCAGCCAAACCCGCCTGTCCTGCGCCAATAACTACCGTGTCCCATACCATAATCATCACCACAATTCATATGAATAATTGCTCATATATAGATATAACACGTTTTTGAACGGACGTAAACGAAAATTATATGAAAATTGAAGCGTTTCTCTTTTTTAGATGAAAAAATGTCGGTCTCTCCGTTGACATTATGTCGGGATGAGCATAATATAAGCCTAAAGTTGCATTCAGGAAACAATCTAAGCTCGGCCCAATTAAATAGGGAGAGGTTAAACTTTATGGACGAGACAAATAATTATCAAAATCTGCACCAGGCAGCGCTCGGACAGCGGTTTCTGGTGAAAAAGGTGGATATCCAGGGTGAACTGAAGCGACGACTTCTGGATCTTGGATTCGTACAGGATTCGGTCATCGAAGTGCTCAGAGCAAGCCCTTTGGGAGATCCCACCTCATATAGAGTGGCAGGCACAGTCATTGCATTACGGAAAGAGGAGAGCCAGTTAATATACGGTGAGGTGATAACATCATGAGATCTTTTACCATCGCCCTAGCGGGAAATCCCAATACTGGAAAAAGTACGTTATTCAATGCTCTGACAGGGCTAAAGCAGCATACCGGCAACTGGTCAGGAAAAACGGTTAGTCTAGCAAGCGGTTATTATGAATTTAAAGACGTTCGGTTCGAGTTTGTGGATCTGCCCGGAACTTATTCCTTATTCTCCAACTCCTCGGATGAGGAAGTAGCGCGTGATTTCATCGTATTTGAGAAGCCTGATGTCACGCTACTTGTACTTGATTCTACCGCACTGGAAAGAAGCCTCAATCTGGCCCTTCAGGTGCTTGAAATGACCGATCGCGTGATCATCTGTTTAAATTTAATGGATGAAGCGAAGAAAAAAGGGATTAAGATCCATGCCGGGAAGCTTTCCAAAAAACTCGGCGTTCCGGTTATCCCTATCTCGGCAAGAAACAACGAAGGATTGGATGTATTGTCAGACCATTTACTCAGAATGTGCTTGGGCGAAATCCAGACGACTCCTTACCGAATGAAATACAACGAACAGCTTGAAAGTAATATCGCCAGATTAGAGAGCGAAATCACAGATATCGTAGGGAATGACTTTCCAACCCGGTGGCTCGCGATTCGATTTCTGGACGGCGATAAGAAACTAATTTCTACACTTCAGGACAGGATCTCCGCTCAAGACAAAGGGGGTGTAAACTATGGAGCAGCTAAAACGCTTAGAAGCTCTAACAGCCACCATTCCTGCTGACCAAATTGATGGTGTCCGTGAGACGATTGTCGGAGATTTATTCAAAAAATCCAGGGAACTTTGTAATGAAGCTGTTACGGTGACTGACAAAGACCGCCTGTATCGTTCAGAGCGGCTGGACCGTATCTTCACCTCCAAAGTGTGGGGCTTTCCCATTATGCTCGGACTGCTCGGCATTTTGTTCTATCTGACAATTGCGGGCGCTAACGTGCCATCCTCTATGCTTGCCAGCTTTTTCGGATGGGTGGAAGGATATTTGACGCTCGGTTTCGAGGCTGTGAATGCGCCGGCATGGCTCCACGGTGTACTCATTCTCGGACTTTTCAGGGGTACCGCATGGGTGGTAAGCGTCATGCTTCCTCCTATGGCGATCTTCTTCCCGGCGTTTGCCCTTCTTGAAAACTACGGGTATTTGCCCAGAGTTGCCTTCAACCTGGACCGGTTATTTAAGAAAAGCGGCGCCCACGGTAAGCAGTCCCTGACGATGGCAATGGGATTCGGCTGTAATGCCGCAGCCATCATGTCTACCCGGATTATCGAATCTCCCCGGGAACGTATGCTAGCGATTCTGACCAATAACTTCGTTCCGTGCAACGGACGCTGGCCGACATTGATACTACTTGCTTCTCTGTTTATGGCCGCAGGCTTTTCCGGTGGAACCCAGACACTCGTTACCGCTTCTGTTGTCATGGGGATGGTGTTGATCGGCATTGTTGTCACGTTAACCGTATCGTGGGTACTGTCCAAAACCGCATTAAAAGGTGTGCCTTCCCACTACACGCTGGAGCTTCCGCCTTATCGGAAACCTAAAATCTTGAACACGATCCTTCGTTCTACACTGGACAAAACGGTGTATGTTCTCCGGAGAGCCGTGATCGTGGCGGCGCCAGCAGGCGTCTTGACCTGGATACTGGCCAATATCTATATAGGTGACACTAGCATCCTGCTGCATTTTGTCGGCTTCCTGGACCCGTTCGCCCAGGCGCTCGGGCTGGACGGCTTTATCCTGATGGCTTTCATTATCGGGATGCCGGCCAATGAGATCGTTCTACCAATCCTGCTCATGGGTTATCTCGCTACCGGTTCGTTGACCGAAGTTGAGGATATGTTTGCGCTGAAGCAAATTTTCCTGGATCAAGGCTGGACGTGGCTGACGGCACTGAACATGATGCTGTTCTCGCTTCTTCACTACCCTTGCGGAACAACCCTTGTTAACATCTATAAGGAAACCAAGAGCAAAAAGTGGACATTTCTGTCCTTTGCGATTCCGACTGCCATTGCTATCGGCGTGACCTTCACCGTGGCTCAGGTCGTTCGGGCCTTGGGCTGGGTGTAAAGTTTGTCAAATCAAAAAGCAACCAGATACCCGTTAATTCGGATGTCCAGTTGCTTTTTTTGATTACATAGCTCGTTATTTGTAAGACGCTCCCCGTACGTATCGTTCCTCCGATCGCTGTTGTCCCCGAATTTTTTGAATTCATTTCAACTGTTAAAATTCGGGGACAAAGCTAATGCTTACGAAGTAGCTTCCCTTTGGGAAGCTTTTAGGCGACCGCTGCCGCTTCTCCGGAATCGTTTCGTCCGCTCCGCCGCTTCGATGTAAAAAAGAGATCTGATTGTATATCAATGCCCTGACTCACACCAGTATAAATGCCCCGCCCTCTGCTAAAAAGGAGCACAGACATATTTCTGGCATACTGTACTCCCCGCAAATATAATTCGTTCTCTCATACCGGGTAAAGTTCCTCGTGCTTTTCTGCTGTCCGTTTGCATTCTTTACACAATCCTCTAACGATTCCCGCATCATTGGCATAGAACGTCAGAGGCTGCAACTTTTTGCATCGGCTGCAGGTCTGCCCATTGGCATCCTTTAATTTTTTCTTCTTATGTAATGACACCACGTTGCTGTGCCGTCTCCTGGATAATAATGAATACAACAGAACCAGCAATACGATGGCGGCAATGATGACAAACAGTATAATAAGCTTCATCTCTTATCCCCTCCCCTACCAATATACCACTTCCTTCACACAAAAAAGCCTTCTTTTCCCCGCATAGCGGTTGAAGAAGGCTTTCGTCATGCAGTTGATTGCAAGGAGTGTTAGTGCATCAAAGCGATCATTTCTTAAGGTGATATGGAACGGTTGTAATAATTACATCTTTACGATAAAGCAAGTATGTACGGATCATAAAACTTGTTTGGTTATGCAGAAAGTTATGCCAGCCTTTCTTTGGAATGAACTGGGGAATAACTACCGTAACCTGATAATTGGCTTCACTCGCTTTTCGATGTACCGTATCGATAAACTTGCTCAAAGGTTGGATGATGCTCCTATAAGGAGAATTTAAAGTCACCAACCTCACATCAGGTTTCCATTTCTGCCATTTTTCCTCGAATCGGATTTCATCTTCTTTTTCAAACGGAATATATACAGCTATGATCTGTTCCGCTGACAGGGATTTAGCATAGTTTAGGGAATGTTCAACAACATGCGTAATTCCCGATACAGGTAAAATAATGACATTTCCCTCAATCGGCACAGTTGGTTCGCTAGTTGTAAGCCGCAGTTGTTCACCTACCGCTTCGTAATGCTTCTTTATACGATAGAATAAATAAACGATAAGCGGCAAGAAAACAAAGACAGGCCATACCTGTGTGAATTTAGTTAAAAAGAACACGATTGTAACGGTAAAACAGATAATGGCACCAATTGTGTTAATAATCAGTTTTGGAATCCAACCTGTTGGTTTTTCACGAATCCATTTCACCATCATGCCTGTCTGAGAGAGTGTAAATGGGATGAATACACCCACAGCATAAAGTGGGATCAACTGCTCGGTTTGTCCTTGAAACGAAATGATCAACACGATGGATAATAAACCAAGAAAGATGATACCATTGGAATATCCCAGTCGATCCCCCCGTACGGTGAACATTTTTGCGATAAACTTATCTTTGGCAAGATTAACAGCAAGCAATGGAAACGCCGAATAACCGGTATTAGCGGCAAGAATCAAGATTAAAGCTGTCGTTCCTTGGATGAAAAAATACATAAAGTTTCGTCCGAAGGTCTGCGCTGCGATCTGTGAAACAACCGTCTGCTCTACAGTAGGCGTAATCCCGTAATAATAGGCTAAGTACACAATTCCCGAAAATAACAGCGCAAGCAAGGTTCCCATCGCCAGTAACGTTTTAGCCGCATTATTCGGAGCAGGATCTTTGAAGTTCGGAATGGCATTCGAAATCGCTTCAACTCCTGTTAAAGCAGAGCTTCCCGAGGCAAAAGCTCTGAGGAGTAAAAATATAGTCATGCCTGTTACTGGAGTACCAATTGGCGCATGCAAATCGGGTGAAACACTACCCGTAAAAATGTTGTATACACCAACACCGATTAAAATAAACAGTGCCAAAACGAATAAATAAACGGGATAAGCTAAAATTGAAGCAGACTCGGTAACCCCCCTTAAATTTAATAGGGTAAGAAGAAGTACAAAGACTACAGCAATGATAACCTTGTGCTCGTGTAGACTCGGAAAGGCGGATGTTATGGCATCCGTACCTGCGGACACGCTGACAGCTACTGTTAATATATAATCCACCAACAAGGAGCCTCCAGCAACAAGTCCAGGGTATACCCCTAGATTCTGCTTGGATACCATATACGCTCCTCCACCATATGGATAAGCAAAAATAATTTGGCGGTAAGATAAAATAAGCGCGAGTAATAAAATCAATACTCCAATCCCAATCGGTACCGAATACCAAAATGCTGATACACTTACGGTGATTAAAACCAACAGTATTTGCTCTGGACCATATGCAACGGACGATAAAGCATCAGAGGAAAGAATGGCAAGTGCCTTTTTCTTATTAAGTTTTTGTTCCCCTAATTGGGTAGATTTCAGAGGTCGCCCAACCAAAAACCTTTTTAATGTCATCGTTTCTTTCCACCACCAGTTTGAAATTCGGGACATATAGTATACTGTCCTTGTAGTTTATTCATTATCCGTTATAACCGATAACCTCCTCACACCTCTCTATTCTCTCAAACAAAAAAGCCTCCTTTTCCCCGCATAGCGGTTAAAGAAGGCCTTCGTCGTACAGGTCGACTTGCAAGGACGTTAGATCTTTAGTTCTCCCAGTTTGATCAATTCTACAACGGCTTGCGAACGGCCCTTGACGTTCAACTTTTGCATAACGTTGGAGATGTGGTTACGCACCGTTTTCTCGCTAATGAACAACTGCCCGGCGATGTCGCGAGTGGTTTTGTCCTGTACTAGCAATTCAAACACTTCACGTTCACGGTGGGTTAACAAAAACTTGCTGCTATGGTCATTCCCCTTCAATGGTGTCACCCCTCCTTGCCCGGGTATGTGTGGTCTAACAAGGTTAAGGGATACAGTCAACTCATAGTATGTCAGAACAGGAGTGAAGGTGCGGAGTGTAATACAAATTGGGCTAAAATTCTGGACAAGAGGTTTTTTATCCTTGATTCCTTCAAATCCATCCTCTATGATGAGGATATAAAAATAATTTTCTTATTTAGTGGGATAATAACAAAATAATTTTCACGACAACATTTTCCAGTTCAATCACTTGATTCCACTATTAAAGGAGGCCTGTGATGGCACCTATCCTGCATATTATCGCCGTGGAAAAAGATCGCCTGCCCCGGCAGGAGCGGCGGCTTGCCGAGTTTATAATGGATGGCCCTTCAGAAATCGTTCATATGGGCATCAAGGAACTGGCAGACCAGTGCGATGTGAGTGCCGCAACCGTGACCCGATTTTGCAAACATTTTGATTGTAAAGGGTATCCTGATTTCAAGGTCAAACTCGCTGCAGAAATGGCCCATGCCGAAATGACATCACGTTCAGGCAATACAAGATATCAGGATATCGTGGCCGGTAACCCGCTGGCTGACATCGTACAGGCGATTGAAGCGAACCATATGACTTCGATCCAGGATACGACCTCGCTGCTAGATTTAGGGCAGCTAGAACGTGCGGTTGACGTACTGTGCCGGTCTAAGCGTATTGATCTGTACGGTATTGCCACCTCATCTATTGTCGCTCAGGACTTTTACCAGAAGCTGATCCGGATTGGAAAAAACTGCACCGCATTTGCTGATTCGCATATGCAGATCACCTCTGCGTCAACCCTGACGTCTAACGACACGGCCATCGCTATTTCATATTCAGGTGAAACACCGGAAACGATCGATGCCCTGTCCTGCGCCAAGAATGCCGGCGCTTTTACGATTAGCATTACCTCGTACAGAAGCAGCGTCCTGTCGTCCTTATCTGATATTGCACTGTATTCATCTTCCCTAGAGGAAGGTATGCGGCGCGGGGACATGGCTTCACGCATCGCTCAGCTTCATATCATCGATATTTTGTTTATGGGAATGGCCAGCCGGGACTTCTCTACCTATGTTCCCCGTCTGGAGCAGTCATATCATAATGTACAAAATTACCGCAAAAGCCGAGGAGGTCAATAATCAGTGAACATCTACATTTTCGAGAATGAAGAGGGCTTCGTACAAACCGCAGCCAATCAAATCACCAGCCTGTTGAATACTAATCCCTACGCCAAACTAGGTCTAGCTACTGGAAGTACTCCCGTACCACTATATGCCAAACTTATTGAGATGCATCGTCAAGGTCTCGTAAGCTTTGCCGGAGCAACAACTTACAATCTGGATGAATATGTAGGACTGCCCGAGAACCATCCGGAAAGCTACCGTACGTTCATGAACGAGAAGTTATTTAACCATGTAGACATCAACATTGCACAGACACATGTGCCTAACGGAAATGTAGCAGACCTTGAAGAGGAATGTCGTTCGTACGACCAGATGATGGAACAAAATGGTCCGATCGATCTTCAGCTGCTTGGTATTGGCCACAACGGCCATATTGGCTTCAACGAGCCCGGAGATGTCCTTACCAGTGGTACGCATGTCGCCCCGCTGCAGGAGAAAACACGTAAAGCCAACGCGCGATTCTTTCCTTCGATCGACGATGTACCGACTCATTCCGTTACAATGGGTGTTGGATCGATTATGAAAGCCCGTCAGATCATGCTATTGATTCGTGGTGAAGACAAGGCAGAAATCGCACAACGTGCATTAACAGGACCGATTACTACAGAGTGTCCGGCATCCTTGCTTCAATGCCATCCGAACGTAATTGTGCTACTGGATCAAGGCGCAGGGAGATATTTCAAATGAGCAGTGCAACCGAAACCAAGTTAACACTGTTGTATGGTAAAGTATTAACTCCTGAGGGGTTGCAGGAACACGGCGTGCTCGCTATGCGCGGCGAACATATCGTATTTGCGGGTGAAGTCTCAGCTCTCCCTGCTGATCTCGATCAATCTGAAGCTACTGTAATCCGGGAATCCGATGGATATATAATTCCCGGTTTTATCGATATTCATGTTCACGGCGGTAATGGTGAAGATTTCATGGACTCAGATAAGGAAGTACTGGATACTATTACTTCCTATCACTGTTCACAGGGCACAACAGCTATGCTGGCCACAACCATGACAGCACCGAAGAAATCAATCGACTCCGTCCTTAAAGAAGTAAATGAATACCGTGAGCAAGGAATGCCTTATACTCGTCTGGAAGGAGTTCACCTGGAAGGTCCGTTTATCAGCCCTAAATGGCCGGGCGCTCAAAACCCGGAGCATATCGTCACTGCCAACATTGACTGGCTGGAGGAATGGGAGCAAGCTTACCCGGGTCTTGTAAAGCAAGTTACGCTCGCCCCTGAACGAGAAGGTGCGCTAGAAGCGATAACCTGGCTTAAGAAGCATAACATTGTGGCTGCTCTTGGTCATACGGATGCTTCTTATGACGAGGTGTTAAAAGCTATTGATGCCGGGTTAAGCCACGGTGTGCATACCTTTAACGCCATGACAGGACTCCATCACCGCAACCCGGGCACTGCCGGAGCTATGCTCAGTGACGACCGCCTCAGTGCTGAAATCATAGCAGACGGCATTCACGTTCATCCGGCAGGTGTGCGCATTTTGGAACGGATGAAGCAAGGACAGAACCTGATCCTCATCACAGACGCGATGTCAGCTACTGGAATGCCTAACGGAGAATATACCTTGGGGGATCTTCCGGTTATCGTGAAAGATGGTGTAGCTACACTGAAGGGCAACCGTGATAGCCTTGCAGGCAGCACACTGACGATGATCAAAGGCTTCCACTTCTTGATCCGCGAAATTGGACTTAGCATGGAACGTGCATCCGAAATCGCCAGCTTGAATCCGGCCAAACGGCTCGGTATCAACCACCGTACCGGCTCCTTTAAAGAGGGCTATCAGGCTGATGTACTGCTCTTAAATTCCGACTTGGATATCGATGGTGTCTGGGTACAGGGTAATCGTAAATATTAAGATGTTAATTTCCTTCATGGAAAAATCAAAAGCTCTTGCCATCTGTCGGCAAGAGCTTTTTCATCAAATCCCAAGTTAACTTGTATTAACGGTTAGTCCGGTTGTTGTTATCAAACAGTCCATCATTGTTGTTGTTGAACATGTTACCATTACGATTGTTCACATTCAAAGGGAAAATACGGTTAATGTACGCTCCAATATCACGCGTGATGTCCCCTGTTGCTTCTGCTACATTCCCAACATATCCGTTACCGTTACCATTACCATTTCGGTTACCGTCTACATTGTTACCGGCATAACCAGTTGATTGATTGTAAAAATCAGAATCGGCGGATACATATACCTGATCACAAGAAGGAACCGTCTTACGAACTTTACTACTTACAGATTCACGTACATCCTTCGGTACGCTGTTTCCGTTCATCATACCACCGTTACCAGTCGTGTCGTTCATCATGCCGTATCGCCCGGTTGTGCCATCTGTACCATTGGTCCCCATCAAGCCTGTACGGTTCGGCCCCATTGTATTATAGCCTCTTACGCCAAAAGTACCGTTTCCGGTAGTACGACCTAATCCTGTGTTGTTATCAAGTGTTCCCGTTGAATTTGTTCCCGATGGATGCATCGCAGATGGATTCGTTCTTGAAGGATATGTTCTCGTTGGATTGGTTAATCCACGCAACAGCCCCATACTGCCTGAGCCGGTAGTGCCATAAGCACCGTCGTTACGGTTTCTAGTGGTCCCGTACGTTGACATTGGACCCGTTCTTCCCGTGCTCATCCCGGTCATATTACCGTCAGTTCTGTGTTGATTGTCAAGTGACAGCGCCACATATGCCTTATTATTGGCAACAAATACATGCGCATCCCGCACACCTTTAACTTTAGAAACTTTACTGGACAGTGTTGGACTATACTTCAGATTAGTTAGATCATGCTGCGTACCGTTGTAGTTGTTGGTTCCCAAGTTGTTGGTTCTCGTGTTGTTGGTTCCAAACATGTTAACGCCGGTACGCCCCGTATTTTTCGTCGTAATGTTATTAGTACGTGTTGTGTTCCCAGCAGGAGTACCGCACCCCGCTAGCCCGGCAATACTGACGATCATTGCGGCCGACAGAGTTAAGCTGAGGGCTTTGGATTTGATCATGATTCATCCTCCATCTCTATAATAGGTGTGTACTGACACCGTATAGGATGGCCTTGGTTATAAAACGTATGCTGAAAGGTTTTGGCATTGAGCCTTACTTATCCACTATCCCCCACCTGTTTTTGTATTCCTTATCGACATGGTTCTTATAATCTCCTGAGATCACTTGGTCCAGCCATGCGACGTTATCCTGATACCATCGAATTGTGTTTCGAATACCGCTTTCGTAATTGTATCTCGGACTCCAACCAAGTTCATTCCGAATTTTATCCGCATCAATGGCGTATCTACGATCATGGCCAAGACGATCCGCGACATGGCGAATCAATGATTCAGGCTTGTTCAGCACTTCCAATATGGTACGGATAACCTGCAAATTATTTCTTTCATTATGTCCGCCAATATTATATATCTCGCCATCCTTCCCCTTACGTAAAACCAGATCAATCGCTCGGCAATGATCTTCCACATACAACCAGTCACGAATATTCATCCCATTGCCGTAAACCGGAAGTGGTTTGTTTTGCATTGCATTGTATATCATAAGGGGAATGAGTTTCTCCGGAAATTGATAAGGACCATAATTGTTCGAACAACGGGTAATATTGACTGGCAAACTAAATGTTTCATAATAGGCACGCACGAGCAAATCTGCGCCTGCCTTACTTGCAGAATAGGGGCTGTTTGGCTGAAGTGGTGTATCTTCGGTGAATACACCGGTATCTCCCAGTGTCCCGTATACTTCATCTGTTGATACCTGAACAAATTTGCGGAGGCCGTACTCTTTAGATAAATCCAGAAGCGTCTGAGTCCCTAACACATTGGTTTTGACAAACAATTCGGGCTGTACAATACTCCGGTCAACATGCGA
Above is a window of Paenibacillus uliginis N3/975 DNA encoding:
- a CDS encoding proline--tRNA ligase; protein product: MRQSQLFMSTLREVPAEAEALSHHQLLRGGYIRQTASGIYTYLPLGWRVLRKIEGIIRQEMDASGAQELHMPAVQPAELWKESGRYEVYGPELIRLHDRHEREFVLGPTHEEVITSLVRQEISSYRRLPVNLYQIQTKFRDERRPRFGLLRGREFLMKDAYSFDRDWEGLDVSYRNMYNAYERIFRRFGLNFRAVEADAGAIGGQGETHEFMALAEIGEDTIVSCSSCQYAANLEQAQMATVMQGKSTQAGEGTTELPAMETVRTPDVKSIQDLVQFLQVSPDQLIKTLLYKTDDKLVAVLVRGDREVNEVKVKSYTSSETIELAEAEEVRLATGAPVGFAGPVGLSLQLLVDNEVASMLEGITGANEADMHLLHVRPGVDFSLEFTGDFRNAAEGDSCPRCGEPLLFHRGIELGHVFKLGTKYSDSLGASYVDVDGREKPVIMGCYGIGVSRVMAAIAEQSITDERLVWPMSVAPFQAHVIPVAVKDEVQMALAEEIYRELTSAGIETLLDDRDDRAGVKFKDADLVGAPSRIIVGRGAASGEVEFIGSDGEKVNLPVVEAVRRIREAKL
- a CDS encoding ArsR/SmtB family transcription factor is translated as MEKEMHELLQEEQALEASRLLKAISDPTRIRILHLLSQEECPVGHIAEVLGMSQSAVSHQLSHLRSLRLVKYRRDGNTYYYTYQDDHVIGILRQVLEHISC
- a CDS encoding flavin-containing monooxygenase, whose protein sequence is MVWDTVVIGAGQAGLAAGYWLSRSRAKNNNFLILDRSMGAGEVWQGRYESLRLFTPRSHNALPGFPLEGESDGFPDKNEMSLYLQKYAVHFRLPIQFGTDVTSVRKERGIFIIDSSQGQYQAKKLVIATGPFQQPNVPTYSQKVSDNVLQMHSSSYRHPSQLQEGDVLVVGGGNSGAQIAVELSEGRKTYLALGQQPKYLPLKIGTKSIFWWLDTLGILKAASSSWIGRRLRRKGDPIFGYELKEAVRCGKVILKKRTVDVSGSGVLFQDGSELAVRNIIWATGFKSRYSWLHIEGALDSDGQVLHSRGVSPVDHLYFVGLPWQTHRGSALLAGVGRDARIIVEAMNEKRE
- a CDS encoding FeoA family protein translates to MDETNNYQNLHQAALGQRFLVKKVDIQGELKRRLLDLGFVQDSVIEVLRASPLGDPTSYRVAGTVIALRKEESQLIYGEVITS
- a CDS encoding FeoB small GTPase domain-containing protein, which produces MRSFTIALAGNPNTGKSTLFNALTGLKQHTGNWSGKTVSLASGYYEFKDVRFEFVDLPGTYSLFSNSSDEEVARDFIVFEKPDVTLLVLDSTALERSLNLALQVLEMTDRVIICLNLMDEAKKKGIKIHAGKLSKKLGVPVIPISARNNEGLDVLSDHLLRMCLGEIQTTPYRMKYNEQLESNIARLESEITDIVGNDFPTRWLAIRFLDGDKKLISTLQDRISAQDKGGVNYGAAKTLRSSNSHHSC
- a CDS encoding nucleoside recognition domain-containing protein; this translates as MEQLKRLEALTATIPADQIDGVRETIVGDLFKKSRELCNEAVTVTDKDRLYRSERLDRIFTSKVWGFPIMLGLLGILFYLTIAGANVPSSMLASFFGWVEGYLTLGFEAVNAPAWLHGVLILGLFRGTAWVVSVMLPPMAIFFPAFALLENYGYLPRVAFNLDRLFKKSGAHGKQSLTMAMGFGCNAAAIMSTRIIESPRERMLAILTNNFVPCNGRWPTLILLASLFMAAGFSGGTQTLVTASVVMGMVLIGIVVTLTVSWVLSKTALKGVPSHYTLELPPYRKPKILNTILRSTLDKTVYVLRRAVIVAAPAGVLTWILANIYIGDTSILLHFVGFLDPFAQALGLDGFILMAFIIGMPANEIVLPILLMGYLATGSLTEVEDMFALKQIFLDQGWTWLTALNMMLFSLLHYPCGTTLVNIYKETKSKKWTFLSFAIPTAIAIGVTFTVAQVVRALGWV
- a CDS encoding APC family permease; protein product: MTLKRFLVGRPLKSTQLGEQKLNKKKALAILSSDALSSVAYGPEQILLVLITVSVSAFWYSVPIGIGVLILLLALILSYRQIIFAYPYGGGAYMVSKQNLGVYPGLVAGGSLLVDYILTVAVSVSAGTDAITSAFPSLHEHKVIIAVVFVLLLTLLNLRGVTESASILAYPVYLFVLALFILIGVGVYNIFTGSVSPDLHAPIGTPVTGMTIFLLLRAFASGSSALTGVEAISNAIPNFKDPAPNNAAKTLLAMGTLLALLFSGIVYLAYYYGITPTVEQTVVSQIAAQTFGRNFMYFFIQGTTALILILAANTGYSAFPLLAVNLAKDKFIAKMFTVRGDRLGYSNGIIFLGLLSIVLIISFQGQTEQLIPLYAVGVFIPFTLSQTGMMVKWIREKPTGWIPKLIINTIGAIICFTVTIVFFLTKFTQVWPVFVFLPLIVYLFYRIKKHYEAVGEQLRLTTSEPTVPIEGNVIILPVSGITHVVEHSLNYAKSLSAEQIIAVYIPFEKEDEIRFEEKWQKWKPDVRLVTLNSPYRSIIQPLSKFIDTVHRKASEANYQVTVVIPQFIPKKGWHNFLHNQTSFMIRTYLLYRKDVIITTVPYHLKK